A stretch of Janibacter endophyticus DNA encodes these proteins:
- a CDS encoding DUF3046 domain-containing protein: protein MSQFWALMEGEFGAGYAHTLARHQVLGALGDRTAQEALVAGQRPRDVWDAVCDAMDVPSDRRLGRDVQMDVPRHVLDSIPD from the coding sequence ATGAGTCAGTTCTGGGCCCTCATGGAGGGCGAGTTCGGTGCGGGGTACGCCCACACCCTCGCCCGGCACCAGGTGCTCGGCGCTCTCGGTGACCGGACCGCGCAGGAGGCGCTCGTCGCCGGGCAGCGACCCCGCGACGTGTGGGACGCGGTGTGCGACGCCATGGACGTGCCCTCCGACCGGCGCCTCGGCCGGGACGTCCAGATGGACGTCCCCCGCCACGTCCTCGACTCGATCCCGGACTGA
- a CDS encoding nitrilase-related carbon-nitrogen hydrolase yields the protein MRLITADGTPPSLARVPAPDGPPAAAPLRVALVQHRWREDADELARVLDEAVGQAAQAGAEIVFLPEITVLRYPADVLPTEPPGPGAESLEDGPTVSLARAAATRHGVFVHASLYERAERPDGADPSTPPDGLGYNTAVVVSPDGEVVARTRKTHIPVTAGYHEDRYFRAGPAEDAYPVHDVATSVPLRLGLPTCWDEWFPEVARAYSIGGAQVLCYPTAIGSEPDHPDFDTQPLWQQVIVGNGIANGLFMVVPNRTGDEGVNDFYGSSFISDPYGRVLVQAPRDEEAVLVADLDLAQREDWLALFPFLSTRRPDSYGILTEPVRPEHVRVDPHAVTHGTEVER from the coding sequence GTGCGCCTCATCACAGCCGACGGCACCCCGCCCAGCCTCGCCCGCGTCCCCGCCCCCGACGGGCCTCCCGCGGCCGCGCCGCTGCGTGTCGCGCTCGTCCAGCACCGGTGGCGTGAGGACGCCGACGAGCTGGCTCGCGTGCTCGACGAGGCGGTCGGCCAGGCCGCGCAGGCCGGGGCCGAGATCGTCTTCCTCCCCGAGATCACCGTGCTGCGCTACCCCGCCGACGTGCTGCCCACCGAGCCTCCCGGGCCGGGCGCAGAGTCGCTCGAGGACGGCCCGACCGTCTCCCTCGCGCGCGCCGCCGCGACCCGGCACGGGGTCTTCGTCCACGCCTCGCTCTACGAGCGCGCCGAGCGCCCCGACGGGGCCGACCCCAGCACCCCGCCCGACGGCCTCGGCTACAACACCGCCGTCGTCGTCAGCCCCGACGGCGAGGTCGTCGCCCGCACCCGCAAGACCCACATCCCTGTCACCGCGGGCTACCACGAGGACCGCTACTTCCGCGCCGGCCCCGCCGAGGACGCCTACCCGGTCCACGACGTCGCGACCTCGGTCCCCCTTCGTCTGGGGCTGCCGACGTGCTGGGACGAGTGGTTCCCCGAGGTCGCCCGCGCGTACTCCATCGGGGGCGCGCAGGTGCTCTGCTACCCCACCGCCATCGGCTCCGAGCCCGACCACCCGGACTTCGACACCCAGCCGCTGTGGCAGCAGGTGATCGTCGGCAACGGCATCGCCAACGGGCTCTTCATGGTCGTGCCCAACCGCACCGGCGACGAGGGCGTCAACGACTTCTACGGCAGCAGCTTCATCTCCGACCCGTACGGCCGGGTGCTCGTCCAGGCCCCGCGCGACGAGGAGGCGGTGCTCGTCGCCGACCTCGATCTCGCCCAGCGCGAGGACTGGCTGGCGCTCTTCCCCTTCCTCTCGACGCGCCGACCGGACAGCTACGGCATCCTCACCGAGCCGGTCCGGCCCGAGCACGTCCGGGTCGACCCGCACGCCGTGACCCACGGCACCGAGGTCGAGAGGTGA
- a CDS encoding agmatine deiminase family protein, with translation MTSWRMPAEWEPHERTWMAWPSAGYTLGETEAEADEARSTWAAVARAVARFEPVTMVVTSADVSIARHHLGTDSPFDIDVVVAALDDAWMRDIGPSFVTADGRLGGVDWVFNGWGAQEWASWEADAAVAELVSDVAGAVHLPSSLVNEGGGIHVDGQGTVLLTETVQLDPGRNPRLTKAAVEAELARTIGATHAIWLPRGLTRDYDDFGTRGHVDIVACFSEPGVVLLHWQDDPAHPDHEVSQEAEAVLRSATDAKGDPLHVVRVPAPATLTDDEGPVDWSYINHLVCNGGVVACTFDDPRDEEALAVLRSAYPGRAIVGVDARPLYTRGGGIHCITQQQPAV, from the coding sequence GTGACCAGCTGGCGGATGCCCGCCGAGTGGGAGCCGCACGAGCGCACATGGATGGCCTGGCCCAGCGCCGGCTACACGCTCGGCGAGACCGAGGCCGAGGCCGACGAGGCACGGTCCACCTGGGCCGCCGTCGCCCGTGCCGTCGCCCGCTTCGAGCCCGTGACGATGGTCGTCACGAGCGCCGACGTGAGCATCGCCCGGCACCACCTCGGGACGGACTCGCCCTTCGACATCGACGTCGTCGTGGCGGCGCTCGACGACGCCTGGATGCGCGACATCGGACCGAGCTTCGTCACCGCCGACGGCCGGCTCGGCGGAGTCGACTGGGTCTTCAACGGCTGGGGCGCCCAGGAGTGGGCCAGCTGGGAGGCCGACGCAGCCGTCGCCGAGCTCGTGAGCGACGTCGCCGGTGCCGTCCACCTCCCGTCGTCGCTCGTCAACGAGGGCGGCGGCATCCACGTCGACGGGCAGGGCACCGTCCTGCTCACCGAGACCGTGCAGCTCGACCCGGGTCGCAACCCCCGGCTGACCAAGGCCGCCGTCGAGGCCGAGCTGGCCCGGACCATCGGGGCGACGCACGCCATCTGGCTGCCCCGTGGCCTGACACGCGACTACGACGACTTCGGCACCCGCGGCCACGTCGACATCGTCGCCTGCTTCAGCGAGCCGGGCGTCGTCCTCCTCCACTGGCAGGACGACCCGGCGCACCCCGATCACGAGGTGAGCCAGGAGGCCGAGGCCGTCCTCCGGTCCGCCACGGACGCGAAGGGGGATCCGCTGCACGTCGTGCGCGTGCCCGCGCCGGCGACCCTCACCGACGACGAGGGACCGGTGGACTGGAGCTACATCAACCACCTCGTGTGCAACGGCGGGGTCGTGGCCTGCACCTTCGACGACCCACGCGACGAGGAGGCGCTCGCCGTGCTGCGCAGCGCCTACCCCGGGCGCGCGATCGTCGGGGTCGACGCGCGCCCGCTCTACACGCGCGGCGGCGGGATCCACTGCATCACCCAGCAGCAGCCCGCGGTCTGA
- a CDS encoding Lhr family ATP-dependent helicase, with product MSTDDILERFSPATRAWFRSSFAAPTQAQQGAWSAISGGSHALVVAPTGSGKTLSAFLWALDRLASTPPPQERLARCRVLYISPLKALAVDVERNLRAPLVGIGHAARRLGQEAPEVSVSVRSGDTPANERRAFARTPTDILITTPESLFLMLTSQAREALVGVETVVVDEIHALAGTKRGAHLALSLERLDALLPQPAQRIGLSATVSPVDEVSRYLAGGRPVAVVQPPSTKEWELDVVVPVPDLGDLGQPTEDLSGAAAGEVARTSVWPHVEDRVVDLVLERRSTLVFVNSRRLAERLTTRLNEIYLERVEDADTVLARAHHGSVSKEQRDEIEEALKAGRLPCVVATSSLELGIDMGAIDLVVQIESPPSVASGLQRVGRAGHQVGAVSHGVVMPKFRGDLVQATVVVERMRQGAIESIAVPANPLDVLAQQVVAMCALDDWTVTDLATLVRRAAPFASIPDPVLHATLDMLAGAYPSDDFAELRPRIVWDRIAGTLSGRRGAQRLAVTSGGTIPDRGLFGVFLATGEGPGRRVGELDEEMVYESRVGDVFTLGTSTWRVEDITHDRVLVSPAPGQPGRLPFWHGDQQGRPAELGAALGATVRELGALAPGPARERLAAAGLDEWAADNLLGYLAEQREATRHLPDDRTIVVERFRDEIGDWRVAVLSPFGGQVHAPWALAISARMRERFGVDVQAMHGDDGIVLRLPDLEFDDGAAIEAELLDLVRIEPAEVMPLVTEQVGGSALFASRFRECAARALLLPRRRPDRRQPLWQQRQRSAALLEVASQYPSFPIVLEAVREVLQDVYDVPGLVRLMEGIERREVTLVAVESPRPSPFAASLMFGYVAQFLYEGDSPLAERRAAALTLDPALLADLLGRGEQIALSDLLDVEQVRRTEAELQRLAEGRQARDAEDVADLLRVLGPLGVDDIVVRSTMDEGGVAAALATLQESRQVIPVRVAGTDRWAVVEDAARLRDALGVSLPVGVPQVFLEPVADPLGDLLARYARTHTPFAASDAAQWWGVGTAVARDGLRRLVQSGRVVEGDLRPAELGSGTGADFSDAEVLRMLRRRSLAALRHDVEPVAPEQLGTFLPGWQGVGGTMRGEDGLVRVVEQLGGVRLPASALESLVLPARVRDYTPAMLDGLISTGEVLWAGHGSLPGDDGWVSLHLADSAPLTLPAADREGLTEEHETVLEALTGGGSYLFRQLSDQVGSTDDEGLADLLWELAWRGLVTGDTAVPVRGLLAGGRAAHRTQRRQAPRARYRGRPSLGRAALPSRTGPPRVAGRWSLLPEAETDATVRTHAFAEGLIDRHGVLTRGAVAAEAVPGGFAAIHRVLSAAEEAGQVRRGYFVESLGASQFAVPGAVDQVRSASGEGQTWVLAATDPANPYGAALPWPPSEREGKHQPGRKAGALVVLVDGRLVLYVERGGRTLLSWSENPDVLARAAAGLADAVARGALGRLTVERADGQQLLGSDHPLAAALETAGFHATPRGLRLRRTTRA from the coding sequence ATGAGCACCGACGACATCCTCGAGCGCTTCTCCCCGGCCACCCGCGCGTGGTTCCGGAGCAGCTTCGCGGCGCCCACCCAGGCCCAGCAGGGGGCCTGGTCGGCGATCAGCGGGGGCAGCCACGCCCTCGTCGTCGCGCCGACCGGCTCGGGCAAGACGCTCTCCGCCTTCTTGTGGGCCCTCGACCGGCTCGCCTCCACACCACCGCCCCAGGAGCGGCTCGCCCGCTGCCGGGTCCTCTACATCTCGCCGCTCAAGGCGCTGGCCGTCGACGTCGAGCGCAATCTGCGCGCCCCGCTCGTCGGCATCGGGCACGCCGCACGCCGTCTCGGGCAGGAGGCTCCGGAGGTCAGCGTCTCGGTGCGCTCCGGCGACACCCCCGCCAACGAGCGGAGGGCCTTCGCCCGCACGCCCACCGACATCCTCATCACCACGCCCGAGTCGCTCTTCCTCATGCTCACCTCGCAGGCCCGCGAGGCCCTCGTCGGGGTCGAGACGGTCGTGGTGGACGAGATCCACGCCCTCGCGGGCACCAAGCGCGGCGCCCACCTCGCCCTCTCGCTCGAGCGGCTCGATGCCCTGCTCCCGCAGCCGGCGCAGCGGATCGGGCTCTCGGCGACCGTCAGCCCGGTCGACGAGGTCTCCCGCTACCTCGCGGGCGGTCGACCGGTCGCGGTGGTCCAGCCTCCGTCGACGAAGGAGTGGGAGCTCGACGTCGTCGTCCCCGTCCCCGACCTCGGCGACCTCGGTCAGCCCACCGAGGACCTGTCCGGCGCGGCAGCCGGCGAGGTGGCCCGCACCTCGGTCTGGCCGCACGTCGAGGATCGGGTCGTCGACCTCGTGCTCGAGCGGCGCAGCACGCTCGTCTTCGTCAACTCGCGTCGCCTGGCCGAGCGACTCACGACGCGGCTCAACGAGATCTACCTCGAGCGCGTCGAGGACGCAGACACGGTGCTCGCCCGCGCCCACCACGGCTCCGTGAGCAAGGAGCAGCGCGACGAGATCGAGGAGGCGCTCAAGGCGGGACGGCTGCCCTGCGTCGTCGCGACGAGCAGCCTCGAGCTCGGCATCGACATGGGCGCGATCGACCTCGTCGTCCAGATCGAGTCGCCGCCCTCGGTCGCCTCCGGGCTGCAGCGCGTCGGTCGCGCCGGCCACCAGGTCGGGGCGGTGAGCCACGGCGTCGTCATGCCAAAGTTCCGCGGCGACCTCGTCCAGGCCACCGTCGTCGTCGAGCGCATGCGCCAGGGCGCCATCGAGTCCATCGCTGTCCCCGCCAACCCGCTCGACGTCCTCGCCCAGCAGGTCGTCGCGATGTGCGCCCTCGACGACTGGACCGTCACCGACCTGGCGACGCTCGTCCGGCGGGCCGCCCCCTTCGCCTCGATCCCCGACCCGGTGCTCCACGCCACGCTCGACATGCTCGCCGGCGCGTACCCCTCCGACGACTTCGCCGAGCTGAGGCCGCGGATCGTCTGGGACCGGATCGCCGGGACCCTCTCGGGCCGGCGCGGGGCCCAACGGCTCGCCGTGACGAGCGGCGGGACGATCCCCGACCGCGGGCTCTTCGGCGTCTTCCTCGCGACCGGCGAGGGACCCGGCCGTCGCGTCGGCGAGCTCGACGAGGAGATGGTCTACGAGTCCCGCGTCGGCGACGTCTTCACCCTCGGCACGTCGACCTGGCGGGTCGAGGACATCACCCACGACCGGGTGCTCGTCTCCCCCGCGCCCGGGCAGCCCGGCCGGCTGCCGTTCTGGCACGGCGACCAGCAGGGCCGGCCGGCCGAGCTCGGGGCTGCCCTCGGCGCGACCGTGCGCGAGCTCGGCGCGCTCGCTCCCGGCCCCGCCCGCGAGCGGCTCGCCGCTGCCGGGCTCGACGAGTGGGCGGCCGACAACCTCCTCGGCTACCTCGCCGAGCAGCGCGAGGCGACCCGCCACCTGCCCGATGACCGGACGATCGTCGTCGAGCGCTTCCGCGACGAGATCGGCGACTGGCGCGTCGCGGTCCTCTCCCCCTTCGGCGGGCAGGTGCACGCGCCGTGGGCGCTGGCGATCTCCGCCCGGATGCGCGAGCGCTTCGGGGTCGACGTGCAGGCGATGCACGGCGACGACGGGATCGTGCTGCGACTGCCCGACCTCGAGTTCGACGACGGCGCGGCGATCGAGGCGGAGCTCCTCGACCTCGTCCGCATCGAGCCCGCCGAGGTCATGCCGCTCGTCACCGAGCAGGTCGGCGGGTCGGCCCTCTTCGCCTCCCGCTTCCGCGAGTGCGCAGCGCGGGCCCTGCTGCTGCCGCGCCGCCGTCCCGACCGCCGTCAGCCGTTGTGGCAGCAACGGCAGCGGTCCGCCGCCCTGCTCGAGGTGGCCAGCCAGTACCCGAGCTTCCCGATCGTCCTCGAGGCCGTCCGCGAGGTCCTCCAGGACGTCTACGACGTGCCCGGTCTCGTCCGGCTCATGGAGGGCATCGAGCGCCGCGAGGTGACCCTCGTCGCCGTCGAGAGCCCACGGCCCTCCCCCTTCGCCGCGTCGCTGATGTTCGGCTACGTCGCCCAGTTCCTCTACGAGGGCGACTCCCCGCTCGCCGAGCGTCGGGCCGCCGCCCTGACGCTCGACCCCGCGCTGCTCGCCGACCTCCTCGGCCGTGGCGAGCAGATCGCCCTGTCCGACCTGCTCGACGTCGAGCAGGTGCGCCGTACCGAGGCCGAGCTGCAGCGGCTCGCCGAGGGTCGCCAGGCCCGTGACGCCGAGGACGTCGCCGACCTGCTCCGGGTCCTCGGGCCGCTCGGCGTCGACGACATCGTGGTGCGCTCGACCATGGACGAAGGGGGTGTGGCGGCGGCGCTCGCGACCCTCCAGGAGTCACGTCAGGTCATCCCGGTCCGCGTCGCCGGCACCGACCGGTGGGCCGTCGTCGAGGACGCCGCCCGCCTGCGCGACGCCCTCGGCGTCTCGCTGCCCGTCGGCGTCCCTCAGGTCTTCCTCGAGCCGGTCGCCGACCCGCTCGGTGACCTCCTCGCCCGCTACGCCCGGACGCACACCCCCTTCGCCGCCTCGGACGCGGCGCAGTGGTGGGGCGTCGGCACCGCCGTCGCCCGCGACGGACTGCGCCGGCTCGTGCAGTCCGGTCGGGTCGTCGAGGGCGACCTGCGCCCGGCTGAGCTCGGCAGTGGCACCGGGGCGGACTTCTCCGACGCCGAGGTCCTCCGGATGCTGCGGCGACGCTCGCTCGCCGCGCTGCGCCACGACGTCGAGCCGGTCGCGCCGGAGCAGCTGGGGACCTTCCTGCCCGGGTGGCAGGGCGTCGGCGGCACGATGCGCGGTGAGGACGGCCTCGTCCGGGTCGTCGAGCAGCTGGGCGGGGTCCGGCTGCCCGCGTCCGCCCTCGAGTCGCTCGTCCTGCCCGCGCGCGTCCGCGACTACACGCCCGCGATGCTCGACGGGCTCATCTCGACGGGCGAGGTGCTCTGGGCCGGCCACGGGTCGCTCCCGGGCGACGACGGCTGGGTGTCGCTGCACCTCGCGGACAGCGCACCGCTGACGCTGCCTGCGGCCGACCGTGAGGGCCTCACCGAGGAGCACGAGACAGTCCTCGAGGCCCTGACCGGCGGGGGCTCCTATCTCTTCCGTCAGCTGAGCGACCAGGTCGGGTCCACCGACGACGAGGGGCTCGCCGACCTGCTGTGGGAGCTCGCGTGGCGCGGGCTCGTCACCGGTGACACCGCCGTCCCGGTCCGCGGGCTGCTCGCCGGCGGGCGAGCGGCGCACCGGACCCAGCGACGCCAGGCCCCCCGCGCTCGGTACCGAGGGCGGCCGAGCCTGGGACGGGCGGCGCTGCCGAGCCGCACCGGCCCACCCCGGGTGGCCGGGCGGTGGTCACTGCTCCCCGAGGCCGAGACCGACGCGACCGTGCGGACCCACGCCTTCGCGGAAGGGCTCATCGACCGGCACGGGGTGCTCACCCGTGGGGCCGTCGCGGCGGAGGCGGTGCCCGGTGGCTTCGCCGCCATCCACCGCGTGCTCTCCGCGGCGGAGGAGGCCGGTCAGGTGCGGCGCGGCTACTTCGTCGAGTCGCTCGGGGCCTCGCAGTTCGCCGTCCCGGGTGCGGTCGATCAGGTCCGCTCGGCCAGCGGCGAGGGCCAGACCTGGGTCCTCGCGGCGACCGACCCGGCGAACCCGTACGGCGCCGCCCTCCCCTGGCCGCCGTCGGAGCGCGAGGGCAAGCACCAGCCGGGCCGCAAGGCCGGCGCGCTCGTCGTCCTCGTCGACGGTCGGCTCGTGCTCTACGTCGAGCGGGGTGGACGGACGCTCCTCTCGTGGTCGGAGAACCCGGACGTGCTCGCGCGCGCCGCCGCGGGCCTCGCCGACGCGGTGGCGAGAGGGGCGCTCGGACGGCTCACCGTCGAGCGGGCCGACGGGCAGCAGCTGCTCGGCAGCGACCACCCCCTCGCGGCGGCGCTGGAGACGGCCGGGTTCCACGCCACCCCCCGTGGTCTGCGCCTGCGCAGGACGACCCGTGCCTGA
- a CDS encoding DNA-formamidopyrimidine glycosylase family protein, whose translation MPEGDTVHRSASRLHAALAGTPLSRVELRWGELDGGGLIGATTLEVVSRGKHLLHRVEGGWTIHSHLRMEGQWRVERVAGPEERRYLASRQTRAALAAGAWAAFGLRLGMLDLVRTSDEGALTGHLGPDILDEALDVESVVQALRASGRPVAESLLDQRLVAGIGTFWASEALFVERVHPWARTDELGPQVLARLVRRCHLLMRRATGHAVQSSTGVYRHGETAYVHARSGRPCRRCGETVRVAMAGPAGQERTIFSCPTCQGGLAPTDDGRPQAPLGARRPARGRGSSRSR comes from the coding sequence GTGCCTGAGGGAGACACCGTCCACCGGAGCGCGAGCCGCCTGCACGCGGCGCTCGCGGGGACGCCGCTGAGCCGGGTGGAGCTGCGGTGGGGCGAGCTCGACGGCGGTGGGCTGATCGGTGCCACGACGCTCGAGGTGGTCAGCCGCGGCAAGCACCTCCTGCACCGCGTCGAGGGCGGCTGGACGATCCACTCGCACCTGCGCATGGAGGGCCAGTGGCGCGTCGAGCGGGTCGCGGGTCCCGAGGAGCGCCGCTACCTCGCGAGCCGGCAGACCCGGGCTGCCCTTGCCGCCGGGGCGTGGGCTGCCTTCGGCCTGCGGCTCGGCATGCTCGACCTCGTCCGGACGAGCGACGAGGGCGCGCTGACCGGGCATCTCGGACCGGACATCCTCGACGAGGCCCTCGACGTCGAGAGCGTCGTCCAGGCGTTGCGCGCGTCGGGTCGTCCGGTCGCGGAGAGCCTGCTCGACCAGCGGCTCGTCGCAGGGATCGGGACGTTCTGGGCGAGCGAGGCCCTCTTCGTCGAGCGGGTGCACCCGTGGGCACGGACGGACGAGCTGGGACCGCAGGTCCTGGCCCGCTTGGTGCGCCGGTGCCACCTGCTCATGCGCCGTGCGACAGGCCACGCCGTCCAGTCGAGCACCGGCGTCTACCGGCACGGCGAGACGGCCTACGTCCACGCCCGCTCGGGGCGGCCGTGCCGACGCTGCGGCGAGACGGTGCGGGTCGCGATGGCGGGGCCAGCGGGCCAGGAGCGCACGATCTTCTCCTGCCCCACGTGCCAGGGAGGACTCGCGCCGACGGACGACGGACGCCCCCAGGCCCCGCTCGGCGCCCGCCGCCCCGCCCGCGGTCGAGGGAGCAGCCGGTCGAGGTAA
- a CDS encoding helix-turn-helix domain-containing protein — protein sequence MTLLREELGEVLREARTSQGRTLRQVSSAASISLGYLSEIERGEKEASSELLASVCGALGVPLSGVLAEVSGRLAVAESASAPVVLPVVTDRVSASAA from the coding sequence ATGACCCTGCTGCGTGAAGAGCTGGGCGAGGTCCTGCGCGAGGCCCGGACCTCCCAGGGACGCACCCTGCGCCAGGTCTCCTCAGCCGCCTCGATCTCCCTCGGCTATCTCTCCGAGATCGAGCGCGGGGAGAAGGAGGCGAGCTCCGAGCTGCTCGCCTCCGTGTGCGGTGCTCTCGGGGTGCCGCTGTCCGGCGTCCTCGCCGAGGTCTCCGGCCGCCTGGCCGTCGCCGAGAGCGCGAGCGCCCCGGTCGTCCTGCCGGTCGTGACCGACCGGGTCTCCGCCTCCGCCGCCTGA
- a CDS encoding CinA family protein, whose amino-acid sequence MTAVEDGPDQAAVRLVEVLRAGGLTLGCAESLTGGLLTAAVVGVPGASDVLRGGVVAYAPEVKTHVLGVDDSLIARVGTVDADVAVAMARGALHVLGCDLAVATTGVAGPGPSEGHPAGTVYVACVMRSTSEVRGLLIDGDRAEVRESTVRTALEMAASVASSDHRGTVEASSSPDAVEGEEGTP is encoded by the coding sequence GTGACCGCGGTCGAGGATGGACCCGACCAGGCGGCGGTGCGCCTCGTCGAGGTCCTCCGTGCCGGCGGCCTGACCCTGGGCTGCGCCGAGTCGCTCACCGGTGGCCTGCTCACGGCCGCGGTCGTCGGCGTGCCAGGAGCCTCGGACGTGCTGCGTGGGGGCGTCGTCGCCTACGCGCCCGAGGTCAAGACCCACGTGCTCGGCGTCGACGACTCGCTCATCGCTCGCGTCGGGACGGTGGACGCCGACGTCGCGGTCGCGATGGCACGCGGGGCGCTGCACGTCCTGGGCTGCGACCTCGCCGTCGCCACGACCGGGGTCGCCGGGCCGGGGCCGAGCGAGGGCCACCCCGCCGGCACCGTCTACGTCGCCTGCGTGATGCGCTCGACGAGCGAGGTCCGGGGGCTCCTCATCGACGGCGACCGGGCCGAGGTCCGGGAGTCGACGGTCCGCACGGCGCTCGAGATGGCCGCCTCGGTGGCGTCGTCGGACCATCGGGGTACGGTGGAGGCCTCGTCATCACCGGACGCCGTCGAGGGAGAGGAGGGCACGCCATGA
- the pgsA gene encoding CDP-diacylglycerol--glycerol-3-phosphate 3-phosphatidyltransferase produces the protein MSEQPVVEQIPQPEPSPWNLPNALTVLRILLVPVFVWFLLQDGGEDATSRWWALGIFTIAIVTDRIDGDLARSRGIVTTFGKVADPIADKALTGAGFIALSIIDVVPWWITVLVLARELGITLMRFFVIRHGVMPASRGGKVKTFLQAQALMILMAPLWTLPLARLWEVLGWIVLAAAVIVTIATAVDYVLKAMTLRETSDRAEMKRARKAQG, from the coding sequence ATGAGCGAGCAGCCCGTGGTCGAGCAGATCCCGCAGCCCGAACCCAGCCCGTGGAACCTGCCCAACGCGCTGACCGTCCTGAGGATCCTCCTCGTCCCCGTCTTCGTGTGGTTCCTGCTCCAGGACGGGGGTGAGGACGCGACCTCACGCTGGTGGGCCCTCGGGATCTTCACGATCGCGATCGTCACCGACCGGATCGACGGGGATCTCGCGCGCTCGCGCGGGATCGTCACGACCTTCGGCAAGGTCGCCGACCCGATCGCGGACAAGGCACTGACCGGCGCGGGCTTCATCGCGCTGTCGATCATCGACGTCGTCCCGTGGTGGATCACGGTGCTCGTCCTGGCCCGCGAGCTGGGGATCACCCTCATGCGCTTCTTCGTCATCCGGCACGGCGTGATGCCGGCGAGCCGTGGCGGCAAGGTCAAGACCTTCCTCCAGGCGCAGGCCCTGATGATCCTCATGGCGCCGCTGTGGACGCTGCCCCTGGCCCGCCTCTGGGAGGTCCTTGGCTGGATAGTCCTCGCCGCGGCCGTCATCGTGACCATCGCGACGGCCGTCGACTACGTCCTCAAGGCGATGACCCTGCGGGAGACGAGCGACCGGGCCGAGATGAAGCGGGCCCGCAAGGCGCAGGGCTGA
- the rimO gene encoding 30S ribosomal protein S12 methylthiotransferase RimO, which yields MSAPARSVALVTLGCTRNEVDSEELAGRLAAEGWTLVDDAADADVAVVNTCGFIEQAKKDSIDAILEANDLREEGRTQAVVAVGCLAERYGKDLAAELPEADAVLGFDSYRDMSAHLRAVLDGQPPEAHVPGDRRTLLPLAPLQRAEAAADVALPGHGATEEGRDLPRARLDDRPWAPLKIASGCDRRCAFCAIPTFRGSFVSRRPTDVIAEARWLAEQGVKELFLVSENSTSYGKDLGELDLLQALLPQLADIEGIERVRVSYLQPAEIRPGLLEAMASTPKVTPWYDISFQHSSPGLLRRMRRFGSTDAFLGLIAGVRARQPEAGIRSNVIVGFPGETEDDVAELERFLTEARLDVVGVFGYSDEDGTEGEGLADKVDPDVIEERVERIRALVDELAAQRAEDRVGQRVRVLVEEIEDGEGGDLLVVGRADHQGPDVDGETTLVGDLDGIAVGDALDAVVESTEGIDLVARVLR from the coding sequence ATGTCGGCCCCTGCTCGTAGCGTCGCTCTCGTCACCCTCGGGTGCACCCGCAACGAGGTCGACTCCGAGGAGCTCGCCGGCCGGCTCGCAGCCGAGGGCTGGACCCTCGTCGACGACGCGGCCGACGCCGACGTCGCGGTGGTCAACACGTGCGGCTTCATCGAGCAGGCCAAGAAGGACTCGATCGACGCGATCCTCGAGGCCAACGACCTGCGCGAGGAGGGCCGCACGCAGGCCGTCGTCGCGGTCGGCTGCCTCGCCGAGCGCTACGGCAAGGACCTCGCGGCCGAGCTGCCCGAGGCCGATGCCGTGCTCGGCTTCGACTCCTACCGGGACATGTCGGCGCACCTGCGGGCCGTGCTCGACGGCCAGCCGCCCGAGGCGCACGTCCCCGGTGACCGGCGCACGCTCCTGCCGCTCGCGCCGCTCCAGCGCGCCGAAGCCGCCGCCGACGTCGCCCTGCCGGGGCACGGTGCGACCGAGGAGGGGCGTGACCTGCCGCGGGCGCGCCTGGACGACCGACCCTGGGCGCCGCTGAAGATCGCCTCCGGCTGCGACCGTCGCTGCGCCTTCTGCGCGATCCCGACCTTCCGCGGCTCCTTCGTCTCGCGGCGGCCCACCGACGTCATCGCCGAGGCCCGCTGGCTCGCAGAGCAGGGCGTCAAGGAGCTCTTCCTCGTCTCGGAGAACTCGACGTCCTACGGCAAGGACCTCGGCGAGCTCGACCTCCTCCAGGCCTTGCTCCCGCAGCTGGCCGACATCGAGGGCATCGAGCGGGTCCGCGTCTCCTACCTCCAGCCGGCGGAGATCCGCCCGGGGCTGCTCGAGGCGATGGCGAGCACGCCCAAGGTCACGCCCTGGTACGACATCTCCTTCCAGCACTCGAGCCCCGGCCTGCTGCGGCGCATGCGCCGCTTCGGGTCCACGGACGCCTTCCTCGGGCTCATCGCGGGCGTGCGCGCGCGGCAGCCGGAGGCCGGCATCCGCAGCAACGTCATCGTCGGCTTCCCCGGCGAGACCGAGGACGACGTGGCCGAGCTCGAGCGCTTCCTCACCGAGGCGCGCCTCGACGTCGTGGGCGTCTTCGGCTACAGCGACGAGGACGGCACCGAGGGCGAGGGCCTGGCCGACAAGGTCGACCCGGACGTCATCGAGGAGCGGGTCGAGCGCATCCGTGCCCTCGTCGACGAGCTGGCGGCCCAACGGGCCGAGGACCGGGTGGGTCAGCGGGTCCGCGTGCTCGTCGAGGAGATCGAGGACGGCGAAGGGGGAGACCTCCTCGTCGTCGGCCGCGCCGACCACCAGGGACCGGACGTCGACGGCGAGACGACCCTCGTCGGGGACCTCGACGGGATCGCCGTGGGTGATGCGCTCGACGCGGTCGTCGAGTCGACCGAGGGCATCGACCTCGTCGCGAGGGTGCTCCGATGA